In Populus trichocarpa isolate Nisqually-1 chromosome 7, P.trichocarpa_v4.1, whole genome shotgun sequence, the following proteins share a genomic window:
- the LOC7462546 gene encoding uncharacterized protein LOC7462546 isoform X2, with protein MSKISLIIFTLAIIITPSSPSSSTVDSESDGGIGQWRILTKQNFSSQIRLHPHILLVVSVPWSGVSRSLMKEITHLVIDKKEEFGSLKLMYMHKNNEKMLADAIGAVVTDEITLLYYHHSLYYKYKGKYRARNILSSIFPYFSLLPEEMPLKRLSGEGDLKMFIESADKAVLLLEFCGWTEKLIAREKNNGSKTGFGVQGFDGESNVISTPRAKENQKGTENGEMKCGMENGLRGIPWLGEFASVNDSAPLQETDSQDSVDLKPSAVSCSLEEFQKFDSFFSSFMTDVREFFLPPEKHRFGLVSEKSMLSPLGVGDSGSWSVMLYYNGCPSCSSILKEGDDMKRVLQMEKSIVTELEGDGQDLDSAIPSNKPSVLLFVDRSSDLSETRIKSKEGLDVFRELALHYQISNQMGQQSNDKSEASSVQASTEYQSVSGHPKLKLSPTAQNIKSKDKMSIMIVNDGKPVLLNSMASGLEGSSLHEILTYLLQKKEEAKLSSVAKEAGFQLLSDDFNIKVTDTLLSVAEVESEHIPSDESLVRTSTDLDKDSASNNREESQSTTSQDDEEKSTYSDASRRLPSIEPAQYMSDHKPPTSEDARAEKKGSFQSDKLGEEQRNFQNFKGSFFFCDGNYRLLTALTGETRIPSLVIIDPLSQQHYVFTKHTNLSYSSLEDFLHGFLNGNLVPYQRSESEPESPREETRPPFVNMDFHEADSISQVTAHTFSEQVLGFNQSDNDFAANAWNEDVLVLFSNSWCGFCQRMELIVREVHRAIKGYINMLKTGSRTGETVLTDDNLKKLPKIFLMDCTMNDCSLILKSMNQREVYPTLLLFPAESKNTVCYEGDMAVADVITFLADRGSNSRHLTSENGILWTVAEKKGANSLKDASTAAEDKSHEVLLKDLTPKRNVEYGQTKSHTSKGLHDTVSQVAVGSILVATEKLNTQPFDKSRILIVKSDQNTGFQGLIYNKHLRWDTLQELEEESKLLKEAPLSFGGPLVTRGMPLVALTRRAVGGQYPEVAPGTYFLGQSATLHEIEEISSGNQCVSDYWFFLGFSSWGWEQLFDEIAQGAWNLSEHKKEPLDWP; from the exons ATGAGTAAAATCAGTTTGATTATCTTCACTCTAGCTATCATAATCACACCATCATCGCCATCATCATCAACCGTTGATAGTGAATCAGACGGTGGAATCGGGCAATGGCGAATTCTCACCAAGCAAAATTTTTCTTCTCAGATAAGACTCCACCCTCATATCCTCCTCGTCGTCTCTGTTCCCT GGTCAGGTGTATCTCGGTCGCTAATGAAGGAAATAACGCATTTGGTTATTGATAAGAAAGAAGAATTCGGATCTTTAAAGTTGATGTATATGcacaaaaataatgaaaaaatgttAGCAGATGCTATTGGTGCTGTTGTTACAGATGAGATTACTCTCTTATACTACCATCATTCTTTGTATTATAAGTATAAAGGCAAATATCGGGCAAGGAATATTTTGTCTTccatttttccttatttttcgcTCTTGCCTGAAGAAATGCCATTAAAAAGATTGAGTGGTGAAGGGGATTTGAAGATGTTTATTGAATCGGCGGATAAGGCTGTGCTTTTGCTAGAATTTTGTGGGTGGACAGAGAAATTGATTGCTAGAGAGAAGAATAATGGTAGCAAAACTGGTTTTGGTGTGCAAG GTTTTGATGGAGAGAGTAATGTAATTTCAACACCCAGAGCGAAGGAAAACCAGAAG GGGACAGAAAATGGAGAGATGAAATGTGGAATGGAAAATGGGCTCAGAGGAATTCCTTGGCTTGGGGAGTTTGCCTCAGTAAATGATAGTGCTCCTCTCCAGGAAACTGATTCCCAGGACAGTGTGGATCTAAAGCCCAGTGCTGTATCTTGTTCCCTTGAAGAATTTCAGAAATTTGATTCTTTCTTCTCAAGTTTCATGACTGATGTAAGGGAGTTCTTCCTGCCTCCTGAAAAGCATAGATTTGGTCTGGTTTCAGAGAAATCAATGCTCTCTCCTCTTGGTGTTGGAGATTCTGGTTCTTGGTCAGTAATGCTTTATTATAATGGATGTCCAAGTTGTTCAAGTATTCTAAAAGAAGGGGATGACATGAAGAGAGTTCTACAAATGGAAAAGTCAATTGTCACAGAG CTGGAAGGTGATGGACAAGATCTTGATTCCGCAATACCTTCAAACAAGCCATCAGTACTCCTGTTTGTGGACAGGTCATCTGACTTATCAGAAACAAGAATAAAGAGTAAGGAAGGTCTTGATGTATTTAGAGAACTAGCGTTgcactaccaaatatcaaatCAGATGGGTCAGCAGAGCAACGACAAGTCTGAAGCATCCTCTGTCCAAGCTTCAACTGAATACCAAAGTGTATCTGGACACCCGAAATTAAAGCTATCTCCAACAGCTCAAAACATTAAATCAAAGGACAAAATGTCTATCATGATTGTAAATGATGGCAAACCTGTCTTGTTAAATAGTATGGCTTCAGGTTTGGAAGGCAGttccttgcatgaaatcttgaCTTACCTTCTTCAGAAAAAGGAGGAAGCTAAATTGAGTTCAGTTGCAAAGGAGGCTGGTTTCCAACTTCTTTCTGATGATTTTAACATTAAAGTAACAGATACATTACTGTCAGTAGCAGAGGTGGAGTCTGAACACATACCGTCTGATGAGAGCCTTGTTAGAACTAGTACTGATCTGGACAAAGATTCTGCCTCTAATAACCGTGAAGAATCCCAGTCCACTACTTCTCAGGATGATGAAGAGAAGTCTACTTATTCTGATGCAAGTAGACGCCTACCATCTATAGAACCTGCTCAATACATGTCAGATCATAAACCACCTACTTCAGAAGATGCAAGGGCAGAAAAAAAGGGTTCTTTCCAGTCAGACAAGTTGGGGGAAGAACAACGCAACTTTCAAAATTTCAagggttcttttttcttttgtgatgGAAACTATCGATTACTAACAGCTTTGACTGGTGAGACCAGGATTCCATCCTTGGTAATAATTGATCCACTTTCACAGCAGCATTATGTCTTTACTAAACATACAAATCTCAGCTACTCTTCACTGGAGGATTTTCTTCATGGATTTCTTAATGGAAATCTTGTCCCATATCAACGCTCTGAGTCTGAACCTGAAAGCCCGAGAGAAGAAACTCGCCCACCGTTTGTTAATATGGACTTCCATGAGGCAGATTCCATCTCTCAAGTTACAGCTCACACTTTCTCAGAACAGGTTCTTGGTTTTAATCAATCTGACAATGACTTTGCTGCAAATGCATGGAATGAGGATGTGCTGGTCCTTTTTAGCAATAGTTGGTGTGGATTTTGTCAGAGAATGGAATTAATTGTTCGTGAAGTGCATCGAGCCATTAAAGGATACATAAACATGTTGAAGACTGGATCTAGGACTGGGGAAACAGTGCTCACTGATG ATAACCTAAAGAAGCTTCCCAAAATCTTCTTAATGGATTGCACGATGAACGATTGCAGTTTGATTCTAAAATCAATGAATCAG AGGGAAGTTTATCCTACTCTGTTGTTATTTCCTGCAGAAAGTAAGAATACTGTCTGTTATGAAGGAGACATGGCTGTAGCTGATGTTATTACTTTTTTAGCTGACCGTGGAAGTAATTCTCGACATCTCACCAGTGAAAATG GAATTCTATGGACTGTTGCTGAAAAAAAGGGTGCTAATTCACTGAAGGATGCTTCGACTGCTGCAGAAGATAAATCCCATGAAGTCCTTTTAAAGGACCTAACTCCGAAGAGAAATGTGGAATATGGTCAGACCAAATCTCACACATCCAAAGGCTTGCATGATACGGTATCTCAGGTGGCAGTTGGCTCAATCCTGGTCGCTACTGAAAAGCTTAACACACAACCATTTGACAAGTCAAGGATTCTCATCGTCAAGTCTGATCAAAATACAGGATTTCAAGGTCTGATTTACAATAAGCATTTGAGATGGGACACTCTGCAAGAACTGGAAGAAGAGTCAAAACTGCTAAAAGAGGCTCCTCTATCGTTTGGTGGTCCCCTTGTAACTCGCGGAATGCCTCTTGTTGCTCTGACTCGAAGAGCAGTCGGAGGTCAATACCCCGAAGTTGCACCGGGTACTTACTTTCTAGGCCAGTCGGCAACACTACACGAAATTGAAGAGATCAGTTCAGGAAATCAATGCGTATCTGACTACTGGTTTTTCTTGGGGTTTTCGAGTTGGGGCTGGGAGCAGCTGTTCGATGAGATTGCTCAAGGAGCTTGGAATTTAAGCGAGCACAAGAAGGAACCTTTAGACTGGCCATAA
- the LOC7462546 gene encoding uncharacterized protein LOC7462546 isoform X1 — protein sequence MSKISLIIFTLAIIITPSSPSSSTVDSESDGGIGQWRILTKQNFSSQIRLHPHILLVVSVPWSGVSRSLMKEITHLVIDKKEEFGSLKLMYMHKNNEKMLADAIGAVVTDEITLLYYHHSLYYKYKGKYRARNILSSIFPYFSLLPEEMPLKRLSGEGDLKMFIESADKAVLLLEFCGWTEKLIAREKNNGSKTGFGVQGFDGESNVISTPRAKENQKFLMFWFQGTENGEMKCGMENGLRGIPWLGEFASVNDSAPLQETDSQDSVDLKPSAVSCSLEEFQKFDSFFSSFMTDVREFFLPPEKHRFGLVSEKSMLSPLGVGDSGSWSVMLYYNGCPSCSSILKEGDDMKRVLQMEKSIVTELEGDGQDLDSAIPSNKPSVLLFVDRSSDLSETRIKSKEGLDVFRELALHYQISNQMGQQSNDKSEASSVQASTEYQSVSGHPKLKLSPTAQNIKSKDKMSIMIVNDGKPVLLNSMASGLEGSSLHEILTYLLQKKEEAKLSSVAKEAGFQLLSDDFNIKVTDTLLSVAEVESEHIPSDESLVRTSTDLDKDSASNNREESQSTTSQDDEEKSTYSDASRRLPSIEPAQYMSDHKPPTSEDARAEKKGSFQSDKLGEEQRNFQNFKGSFFFCDGNYRLLTALTGETRIPSLVIIDPLSQQHYVFTKHTNLSYSSLEDFLHGFLNGNLVPYQRSESEPESPREETRPPFVNMDFHEADSISQVTAHTFSEQVLGFNQSDNDFAANAWNEDVLVLFSNSWCGFCQRMELIVREVHRAIKGYINMLKTGSRTGETVLTDDNLKKLPKIFLMDCTMNDCSLILKSMNQREVYPTLLLFPAESKNTVCYEGDMAVADVITFLADRGSNSRHLTSENGILWTVAEKKGANSLKDASTAAEDKSHEVLLKDLTPKRNVEYGQTKSHTSKGLHDTVSQVAVGSILVATEKLNTQPFDKSRILIVKSDQNTGFQGLIYNKHLRWDTLQELEEESKLLKEAPLSFGGPLVTRGMPLVALTRRAVGGQYPEVAPGTYFLGQSATLHEIEEISSGNQCVSDYWFFLGFSSWGWEQLFDEIAQGAWNLSEHKKEPLDWP from the exons ATGAGTAAAATCAGTTTGATTATCTTCACTCTAGCTATCATAATCACACCATCATCGCCATCATCATCAACCGTTGATAGTGAATCAGACGGTGGAATCGGGCAATGGCGAATTCTCACCAAGCAAAATTTTTCTTCTCAGATAAGACTCCACCCTCATATCCTCCTCGTCGTCTCTGTTCCCT GGTCAGGTGTATCTCGGTCGCTAATGAAGGAAATAACGCATTTGGTTATTGATAAGAAAGAAGAATTCGGATCTTTAAAGTTGATGTATATGcacaaaaataatgaaaaaatgttAGCAGATGCTATTGGTGCTGTTGTTACAGATGAGATTACTCTCTTATACTACCATCATTCTTTGTATTATAAGTATAAAGGCAAATATCGGGCAAGGAATATTTTGTCTTccatttttccttatttttcgcTCTTGCCTGAAGAAATGCCATTAAAAAGATTGAGTGGTGAAGGGGATTTGAAGATGTTTATTGAATCGGCGGATAAGGCTGTGCTTTTGCTAGAATTTTGTGGGTGGACAGAGAAATTGATTGCTAGAGAGAAGAATAATGGTAGCAAAACTGGTTTTGGTGTGCAAG GTTTTGATGGAGAGAGTAATGTAATTTCAACACCCAGAGCGAAGGAAAACCAGAAG TTTCTAATGTTCTGGTTCCAGGGGACAGAAAATGGAGAGATGAAATGTGGAATGGAAAATGGGCTCAGAGGAATTCCTTGGCTTGGGGAGTTTGCCTCAGTAAATGATAGTGCTCCTCTCCAGGAAACTGATTCCCAGGACAGTGTGGATCTAAAGCCCAGTGCTGTATCTTGTTCCCTTGAAGAATTTCAGAAATTTGATTCTTTCTTCTCAAGTTTCATGACTGATGTAAGGGAGTTCTTCCTGCCTCCTGAAAAGCATAGATTTGGTCTGGTTTCAGAGAAATCAATGCTCTCTCCTCTTGGTGTTGGAGATTCTGGTTCTTGGTCAGTAATGCTTTATTATAATGGATGTCCAAGTTGTTCAAGTATTCTAAAAGAAGGGGATGACATGAAGAGAGTTCTACAAATGGAAAAGTCAATTGTCACAGAG CTGGAAGGTGATGGACAAGATCTTGATTCCGCAATACCTTCAAACAAGCCATCAGTACTCCTGTTTGTGGACAGGTCATCTGACTTATCAGAAACAAGAATAAAGAGTAAGGAAGGTCTTGATGTATTTAGAGAACTAGCGTTgcactaccaaatatcaaatCAGATGGGTCAGCAGAGCAACGACAAGTCTGAAGCATCCTCTGTCCAAGCTTCAACTGAATACCAAAGTGTATCTGGACACCCGAAATTAAAGCTATCTCCAACAGCTCAAAACATTAAATCAAAGGACAAAATGTCTATCATGATTGTAAATGATGGCAAACCTGTCTTGTTAAATAGTATGGCTTCAGGTTTGGAAGGCAGttccttgcatgaaatcttgaCTTACCTTCTTCAGAAAAAGGAGGAAGCTAAATTGAGTTCAGTTGCAAAGGAGGCTGGTTTCCAACTTCTTTCTGATGATTTTAACATTAAAGTAACAGATACATTACTGTCAGTAGCAGAGGTGGAGTCTGAACACATACCGTCTGATGAGAGCCTTGTTAGAACTAGTACTGATCTGGACAAAGATTCTGCCTCTAATAACCGTGAAGAATCCCAGTCCACTACTTCTCAGGATGATGAAGAGAAGTCTACTTATTCTGATGCAAGTAGACGCCTACCATCTATAGAACCTGCTCAATACATGTCAGATCATAAACCACCTACTTCAGAAGATGCAAGGGCAGAAAAAAAGGGTTCTTTCCAGTCAGACAAGTTGGGGGAAGAACAACGCAACTTTCAAAATTTCAagggttcttttttcttttgtgatgGAAACTATCGATTACTAACAGCTTTGACTGGTGAGACCAGGATTCCATCCTTGGTAATAATTGATCCACTTTCACAGCAGCATTATGTCTTTACTAAACATACAAATCTCAGCTACTCTTCACTGGAGGATTTTCTTCATGGATTTCTTAATGGAAATCTTGTCCCATATCAACGCTCTGAGTCTGAACCTGAAAGCCCGAGAGAAGAAACTCGCCCACCGTTTGTTAATATGGACTTCCATGAGGCAGATTCCATCTCTCAAGTTACAGCTCACACTTTCTCAGAACAGGTTCTTGGTTTTAATCAATCTGACAATGACTTTGCTGCAAATGCATGGAATGAGGATGTGCTGGTCCTTTTTAGCAATAGTTGGTGTGGATTTTGTCAGAGAATGGAATTAATTGTTCGTGAAGTGCATCGAGCCATTAAAGGATACATAAACATGTTGAAGACTGGATCTAGGACTGGGGAAACAGTGCTCACTGATG ATAACCTAAAGAAGCTTCCCAAAATCTTCTTAATGGATTGCACGATGAACGATTGCAGTTTGATTCTAAAATCAATGAATCAG AGGGAAGTTTATCCTACTCTGTTGTTATTTCCTGCAGAAAGTAAGAATACTGTCTGTTATGAAGGAGACATGGCTGTAGCTGATGTTATTACTTTTTTAGCTGACCGTGGAAGTAATTCTCGACATCTCACCAGTGAAAATG GAATTCTATGGACTGTTGCTGAAAAAAAGGGTGCTAATTCACTGAAGGATGCTTCGACTGCTGCAGAAGATAAATCCCATGAAGTCCTTTTAAAGGACCTAACTCCGAAGAGAAATGTGGAATATGGTCAGACCAAATCTCACACATCCAAAGGCTTGCATGATACGGTATCTCAGGTGGCAGTTGGCTCAATCCTGGTCGCTACTGAAAAGCTTAACACACAACCATTTGACAAGTCAAGGATTCTCATCGTCAAGTCTGATCAAAATACAGGATTTCAAGGTCTGATTTACAATAAGCATTTGAGATGGGACACTCTGCAAGAACTGGAAGAAGAGTCAAAACTGCTAAAAGAGGCTCCTCTATCGTTTGGTGGTCCCCTTGTAACTCGCGGAATGCCTCTTGTTGCTCTGACTCGAAGAGCAGTCGGAGGTCAATACCCCGAAGTTGCACCGGGTACTTACTTTCTAGGCCAGTCGGCAACACTACACGAAATTGAAGAGATCAGTTCAGGAAATCAATGCGTATCTGACTACTGGTTTTTCTTGGGGTTTTCGAGTTGGGGCTGGGAGCAGCTGTTCGATGAGATTGCTCAAGGAGCTTGGAATTTAAGCGAGCACAAGAAGGAACCTTTAGACTGGCCATAA
- the LOC7462546 gene encoding uncharacterized protein LOC7462546 isoform X3 codes for MSKISLIIFTLAIIITPSSPSSSTVDSESDGGIGQWRILTKQNFSSQIRLHPHILLVVSVPWSGVSRSLMKEITHLVIDKKEEFGSLKLMYMHKNNEKMLADAIGAVVTDEITLLYYHHSLYYKYKGKYRARNILSSIFPYFSLLPEEMPLKRLSGEGDLKMFIESADKAVLLLEFCGWTEKLIAREKNNGSKTGFGVQGFDGESNVISTPRAKENQKVAENGEMKCGMENGLRGIPWLGEFASVNDSAPLQETDSQDSVDLKPSAVSCSLEEFQKFDSFFSSFMTDVREFFLPPEKHRFGLVSEKSMLSPLGVGDSGSWSVMLYYNGCPSCSSILKEGDDMKRVLQMEKSIVTELEGDGQDLDSAIPSNKPSVLLFVDRSSDLSETRIKSKEGLDVFRELALHYQISNQMGQQSNDKSEASSVQASTEYQSVSGHPKLKLSPTAQNIKSKDKMSIMIVNDGKPVLLNSMASGLEGSSLHEILTYLLQKKEEAKLSSVAKEAGFQLLSDDFNIKVTDTLLSVAEVESEHIPSDESLVRTSTDLDKDSASNNREESQSTTSQDDEEKSTYSDASRRLPSIEPAQYMSDHKPPTSEDARAEKKGSFQSDKLGEEQRNFQNFKGSFFFCDGNYRLLTALTGETRIPSLVIIDPLSQQHYVFTKHTNLSYSSLEDFLHGFLNGNLVPYQRSESEPESPREETRPPFVNMDFHEADSISQVTAHTFSEQVLGFNQSDNDFAANAWNEDVLVLFSNSWCGFCQRMELIVREVHRAIKGYINMLKTGSRTGETVLTDDNLKKLPKIFLMDCTMNDCSLILKSMNQREVYPTLLLFPAESKNTVCYEGDMAVADVITFLADRGSNSRHLTSENGILWTVAEKKGANSLKDASTAAEDKSHEVLLKDLTPKRNVEYGQTKSHTSKGLHDTVSQVAVGSILVATEKLNTQPFDKSRILIVKSDQNTGFQGLIYNKHLRWDTLQELEEESKLLKEAPLSFGGPLVTRGMPLVALTRRAVGGQYPEVAPGTYFLGQSATLHEIEEISSGNQCVSDYWFFLGFSSWGWEQLFDEIAQGAWNLSEHKKEPLDWP; via the exons ATGAGTAAAATCAGTTTGATTATCTTCACTCTAGCTATCATAATCACACCATCATCGCCATCATCATCAACCGTTGATAGTGAATCAGACGGTGGAATCGGGCAATGGCGAATTCTCACCAAGCAAAATTTTTCTTCTCAGATAAGACTCCACCCTCATATCCTCCTCGTCGTCTCTGTTCCCT GGTCAGGTGTATCTCGGTCGCTAATGAAGGAAATAACGCATTTGGTTATTGATAAGAAAGAAGAATTCGGATCTTTAAAGTTGATGTATATGcacaaaaataatgaaaaaatgttAGCAGATGCTATTGGTGCTGTTGTTACAGATGAGATTACTCTCTTATACTACCATCATTCTTTGTATTATAAGTATAAAGGCAAATATCGGGCAAGGAATATTTTGTCTTccatttttccttatttttcgcTCTTGCCTGAAGAAATGCCATTAAAAAGATTGAGTGGTGAAGGGGATTTGAAGATGTTTATTGAATCGGCGGATAAGGCTGTGCTTTTGCTAGAATTTTGTGGGTGGACAGAGAAATTGATTGCTAGAGAGAAGAATAATGGTAGCAAAACTGGTTTTGGTGTGCAAG GTTTTGATGGAGAGAGTAATGTAATTTCAACACCCAGAGCGAAGGAAAACCAGAAGGTGGCTG AAAATGGAGAGATGAAATGTGGAATGGAAAATGGGCTCAGAGGAATTCCTTGGCTTGGGGAGTTTGCCTCAGTAAATGATAGTGCTCCTCTCCAGGAAACTGATTCCCAGGACAGTGTGGATCTAAAGCCCAGTGCTGTATCTTGTTCCCTTGAAGAATTTCAGAAATTTGATTCTTTCTTCTCAAGTTTCATGACTGATGTAAGGGAGTTCTTCCTGCCTCCTGAAAAGCATAGATTTGGTCTGGTTTCAGAGAAATCAATGCTCTCTCCTCTTGGTGTTGGAGATTCTGGTTCTTGGTCAGTAATGCTTTATTATAATGGATGTCCAAGTTGTTCAAGTATTCTAAAAGAAGGGGATGACATGAAGAGAGTTCTACAAATGGAAAAGTCAATTGTCACAGAG CTGGAAGGTGATGGACAAGATCTTGATTCCGCAATACCTTCAAACAAGCCATCAGTACTCCTGTTTGTGGACAGGTCATCTGACTTATCAGAAACAAGAATAAAGAGTAAGGAAGGTCTTGATGTATTTAGAGAACTAGCGTTgcactaccaaatatcaaatCAGATGGGTCAGCAGAGCAACGACAAGTCTGAAGCATCCTCTGTCCAAGCTTCAACTGAATACCAAAGTGTATCTGGACACCCGAAATTAAAGCTATCTCCAACAGCTCAAAACATTAAATCAAAGGACAAAATGTCTATCATGATTGTAAATGATGGCAAACCTGTCTTGTTAAATAGTATGGCTTCAGGTTTGGAAGGCAGttccttgcatgaaatcttgaCTTACCTTCTTCAGAAAAAGGAGGAAGCTAAATTGAGTTCAGTTGCAAAGGAGGCTGGTTTCCAACTTCTTTCTGATGATTTTAACATTAAAGTAACAGATACATTACTGTCAGTAGCAGAGGTGGAGTCTGAACACATACCGTCTGATGAGAGCCTTGTTAGAACTAGTACTGATCTGGACAAAGATTCTGCCTCTAATAACCGTGAAGAATCCCAGTCCACTACTTCTCAGGATGATGAAGAGAAGTCTACTTATTCTGATGCAAGTAGACGCCTACCATCTATAGAACCTGCTCAATACATGTCAGATCATAAACCACCTACTTCAGAAGATGCAAGGGCAGAAAAAAAGGGTTCTTTCCAGTCAGACAAGTTGGGGGAAGAACAACGCAACTTTCAAAATTTCAagggttcttttttcttttgtgatgGAAACTATCGATTACTAACAGCTTTGACTGGTGAGACCAGGATTCCATCCTTGGTAATAATTGATCCACTTTCACAGCAGCATTATGTCTTTACTAAACATACAAATCTCAGCTACTCTTCACTGGAGGATTTTCTTCATGGATTTCTTAATGGAAATCTTGTCCCATATCAACGCTCTGAGTCTGAACCTGAAAGCCCGAGAGAAGAAACTCGCCCACCGTTTGTTAATATGGACTTCCATGAGGCAGATTCCATCTCTCAAGTTACAGCTCACACTTTCTCAGAACAGGTTCTTGGTTTTAATCAATCTGACAATGACTTTGCTGCAAATGCATGGAATGAGGATGTGCTGGTCCTTTTTAGCAATAGTTGGTGTGGATTTTGTCAGAGAATGGAATTAATTGTTCGTGAAGTGCATCGAGCCATTAAAGGATACATAAACATGTTGAAGACTGGATCTAGGACTGGGGAAACAGTGCTCACTGATG ATAACCTAAAGAAGCTTCCCAAAATCTTCTTAATGGATTGCACGATGAACGATTGCAGTTTGATTCTAAAATCAATGAATCAG AGGGAAGTTTATCCTACTCTGTTGTTATTTCCTGCAGAAAGTAAGAATACTGTCTGTTATGAAGGAGACATGGCTGTAGCTGATGTTATTACTTTTTTAGCTGACCGTGGAAGTAATTCTCGACATCTCACCAGTGAAAATG GAATTCTATGGACTGTTGCTGAAAAAAAGGGTGCTAATTCACTGAAGGATGCTTCGACTGCTGCAGAAGATAAATCCCATGAAGTCCTTTTAAAGGACCTAACTCCGAAGAGAAATGTGGAATATGGTCAGACCAAATCTCACACATCCAAAGGCTTGCATGATACGGTATCTCAGGTGGCAGTTGGCTCAATCCTGGTCGCTACTGAAAAGCTTAACACACAACCATTTGACAAGTCAAGGATTCTCATCGTCAAGTCTGATCAAAATACAGGATTTCAAGGTCTGATTTACAATAAGCATTTGAGATGGGACACTCTGCAAGAACTGGAAGAAGAGTCAAAACTGCTAAAAGAGGCTCCTCTATCGTTTGGTGGTCCCCTTGTAACTCGCGGAATGCCTCTTGTTGCTCTGACTCGAAGAGCAGTCGGAGGTCAATACCCCGAAGTTGCACCGGGTACTTACTTTCTAGGCCAGTCGGCAACACTACACGAAATTGAAGAGATCAGTTCAGGAAATCAATGCGTATCTGACTACTGGTTTTTCTTGGGGTTTTCGAGTTGGGGCTGGGAGCAGCTGTTCGATGAGATTGCTCAAGGAGCTTGGAATTTAAGCGAGCACAAGAAGGAACCTTTAGACTGGCCATAA